The Zalophus californianus isolate mZalCal1 chromosome 7, mZalCal1.pri.v2, whole genome shotgun sequence genome includes a region encoding these proteins:
- the GCM2 gene encoding chorion-specific transcription factor GCMb → MVAEVGQKADRVCSYGMKLSWDINDPQMPQEPAHFDHFCEWPDGYVRFIYRSDEKKAQRHLSGWAMRNTNNHNGHILKKSCLGVVVCARACALPDGSRLQLRPAICDKARLKQQKKACPNCHSALELIPCRGHSGYPVTNFWRLDGNAIFFQAKGVHDHPRPESKSETEARRSAIKRQMASFYQPQKKRIREPEAGENQDNSGHFNNMPPLENPEEFDLIADTGFPISGQPCFSFPSSEAYKATCDLATFQGDVMPPFQKYPNPRILLPRPPCSYELAGPSYTNSNSHPTLYTNSSSIPNDMDWVHLNALQYNVNSYSSFERSFDFTSKQHGWKPALGAPGLGERPDHGQFQAVATHPYYNPELPCRYLTASPAGPPALQTVITTTTKVSYQAYQPPALKYCDSIQEVKSLSGCNYASENIPLSIYPEGLDFPATVARAASPAGSLPLKISGDCRAIRPMLAFPQESTPSRTDGAETWDVCPSRLGSAISYPDGVSPFVCYDNEDF, encoded by the exons GAGCCGGCCCACTTCGACCACTTCTGTGAGTGGCCCGACGGCTACGTGCGCTTCATCTACCGCAGCGATGAGAAGAAGGCTCAGCGCCACCTGAGCGGCTGGGCCATGCGCAACACCAACAACCACAACGGCCACATCCTCAAGAAGTCGTGCCTGGGTGTGGTGGTGTGCGCTCGGGCCTGCGCCCTGCCCGACGGCTCCCGCCTGCAGCTGCGGCCTGCCATCTGTGACAAGGCTCGCCTGAAGCAGCAGA AGAAAGCATGTCCCAACTGTCATTCCGCTTTGGAGTTGATTCCCTGTCGAGGGCACAGCGGATACCCTGTAACCAACTTCTGGCGGCTTGATGGCAACGCGATATTTTTCCAA GCCAAGGGAGTTCATGATCACCCAAGACCAGAGAGCAAATCAGAGACAGAAGCTAGAAGAAGTGCCATCAAGAGACAAATGGCCTCTTTTTACCAACCCCAGAAAAAGAGAATCCGAGAACCAGAG gCTGGAGAGAATCAAGACAACAGTGGACATTTCAACAACATGCCTCCCTTGGAAAATCCAGAAGAGTTTGATCTAATTGCTGACACCGGCTTCCCTATCTCAGGGCAGCCTTGCTTTTCCTTCCCAAGCTCCGAGGCTTACAAAGCTACCTGTGACCTAGCCACCTTCCAAGGAGACGTAATGCCACCCTTTCAAAAATACCCAAACCCAAGGATTCTTTTGCCTAGGCCACCTTGCAGCTATGAATTAGCAGGTCCTAGTTACACAAATTCAAACTCACATCCCACCCTTTATACAAATTCCAGCAGCATCCCTAATGACATGGACTGGGTTCATCTGAATGCACTACAATATAACGTCAATTCCTACAGCAGCTTTGAGAGAAGCTTTGATTTCACCAGTAAACAACACGGCTGGAAACCAGCTCTTGGAGCACCTGGCCTTGGGGAGAGGCCAGACCATGGACAATTCCAGGCTGTGGCCACTCACCCTTATTATAACCCAGAGCTTCCCTGCAGGTACCTCACGGCTTCCCCAGCAGGTCCTCCAGCCCTACAGACCgtgatcaccaccaccaccaaagtgTCCTACCAGGCCTACCAGCCCCCTGCTCTGAAATACTGCGACAGCATACAAGAAGTGAAGAGCCTTTCAGGGTGCAACTATGCTTCTGAAAACATCCCCCTGTCCATCTATCCGGAAGGCTTGGACTTCCCAGCCACGGTAGCCAGGGCAGCCTCACCAGCTGGGTCACTTCCTTTGAAAATTTCAGGCGATTGCCGAGCCATCAGACCCATGCTGGCCTTTCCTCAGGAGTCCACTCCCTCTAGGACAGACGGAGCAGAGACTTGGGACGTGTGTCCATCGAGGTTGGGGTCTGCAATCAGTTATCCAGACGGGGTTAGTCCGTTCGTTTGCTATGACAATGAGGACTTTTGA